The Acidimicrobiia bacterium genomic interval CGGCCCCGGGGTGCGTGCCGAGCACTGCGATCGGCTGATCGCGCACCTCCCAACCGTGGCAGTAGGGGCAGTGCAGAAGATCGCGGCCCCACCGTTCCCGCGCGCCGGAGATGTCGGGAAGCTCGTCGACGACACCCGTCGACACCAGGATGCGTCGCGCCGACACGGTTCCATCGTGAGCGAGCTGCACGACGAATCCGGGTTCGATCGCAGACACCGTGTCGTCGATGATCTCGACGCCGTATCCCGTGATCTCCGCGCGGCCGGCGGCGAGGAGCTCGGCGGGCGGCATGCCGTCGCGCGAGAGGAAGCCCTGCATGTGCGCGGCGGGGGCGTTGCGAGGCGCGCCGGCGTCGATGACCGCGACCGTGCGCCGCGCCCGTCCGAGGACGAGCGCGGCGCTCAGGCCCGCGGCACCACCACCGACGATCACCACGTCGTAGTCGTGCTGCTGCATGACGTTCACGCGGCGAGCGCGGGGCTCGCGAACGGCACGTCGACGGCATCCGTCGAAGTCTTGAAGCCCTTGACCGTCATGTACACGCCGATCGAGAACTCCCACGCCGCGATCGGCAGCGCGAACACCAGCGCGGTCGATGAGCTCTGCGACCATCCACCGAACATCGTGACCAGGCCGGAGGTGAGCAGCAGGGGCGCACCGACGATGCCCATCAGCGGGATGAAGCGGGGTGCGAGGCGGAAGCGGTACATCACCGTCGCCAGGAACAGCGCGTTGATGGCGGGCATCGTGCCGGGGCCGAACAGGAACGCCCAGTGGTGTGCGGCGAGGAGCGACCGGCTGGCCGTCATCATCGACGCGGTGTCGCCGCCGCTGCCGCGGAGCGTCACGATCGACAGCAGGCTGATCGCACCGACGACGAGGATCACACCCTCGATCGTGCGGGACGCGAGGAACCCGATCGCGGCCGTGGGCCGGAGGCGCCGGACGACCGGGAACAACGCGATCGCGGTGCCGACGCCGGCGAGGGCGCAGACGAAGTCCATGAGGCAGGCGAGGATCACGCCCGTGTCGCTGCCGTGCCCGAGGATCCACTCGGGGTGGTTCACGAGCGGCGCCTTGAGTCCCAGGGTCGGGATCGAGGCGACGAACGTCACGAGGTAGAGGACGCCGGCGGCGAGGGCGAGCTTGCGGGTCTTGCGGTCCATTTCAGTCCCCTTCGGTTCGGAGCTGCGTCACGGACACCAGCGGGATGCCGATGTCGCGCAGCTTCTGGATCAAGCCGTGCAGCGCGGCCTGGTCGACGACCGGACCCCGGATGACGGTGGTTCCGTCGTCGGCCCGAGCGAGGCTCAGCCCGTCGAACCAGGCCGACCACCGGGACTCGAGATGTCCCTGGACTCGGATCTCGTACTGCACGAACGCAACGTACGAACCGATGTGGTGAGCCCACATCGCCACATGTGGTGATTGACGTGGTGATTCGCTCGGGCTCTAGAGGCCGAGCTCGTCCGCTCTGCGAACCGCTTCCCGCCGGTTGTTCACGGCGAGCTTCGTATAGATGCTCTTCGTGTGCGTGCGCATGGTGTTCAGCGACACCGTGAGCTCGCGCGCGATGTCGGGTCCGCTGAGATCGCTGCGCAGCAGGCGCAGCACGTCGAGCTCGCGATCGCTGAGTGGGTCGACGAGCGCGTCCTGGCGGGGGCGAGCCGGGCGTGAGCCGCTCGCGAGCGCGTCCCGCAGCTCGTGCAGGCGCCCACCGAGGTAGTCGAAGACGCGGACGTAACCCTCGGGTTCCGCGAGGGCGACCGCGCGCCGCAGTGCGTCGAGCGCGCGGGGCGTGTCGCCGCGCGCGTCGTAGGTGAGCGCCTGCACGGCGAGGATCTCGATCACGCTGCTCCCGCGGGCGCCGGCCTCGGCGGCCGCGAGCAGACGGTCGAGCATCGCGCTCACCTGCTGGAGCGCGCGCTCGTCGGGGGCGTCGTTGACGATGATGATCGCCAACGTGATGTGCTCGAACTCGGTGACGTAGCGCAGCTCGTCGGCGGTCGACAGGTTGCGCTCGCGGATCCACGCGCGGGCCGGATTGAGGTCGCCTTGACGAACGTATGCGCGCGCCCGCCGCGCGCCGATCGGTCGAACCGCGGGGGAGAAGTCGGTGTCGTAGACGCGTTCGGCTTCGTCGAGCAGCGTGAGGCACGCCGCGATGTCGCCCGCGGCCAGCCGCAGTCCCGCCTCGACGGCCCGCGATCGATAGGGATACTGCCGCGTTCCGAACAGCTCGAGCTCCCGCGCGCGCTGCAGCTGCTCTGCGGCCCCTTCGCGGTCGTCGCGCTCACGCAGGATCTCCGCCAGACCGACGTACATGTCGGCCGCGCCCCGCAACGGACCGGCACCGTGGTCGGCGAGCAGCTGCAGGTTCTGCTCGTACAGCAGTTGTGCGTCGCGCAGCCGGCCCTGGGCGATGCGGATGTCGGCCATCGCGATCGACGCGCTGAGGATGTCGGCGATGTGGCCGGCGCGGTGCATCGCGGCAATGGAGTCGGTGTATTCGGCGAACGCGGTGTCGAGGTCGCCTTCGGACCACGCGGCGAGCCCGAGGAGCGCGTGGGCGGCGGCGCGGCCCATGTCGTCGTCGTCCGGCGCGAGGGCGAGCGTGCGGCGAGCATGATCGACGGTGGCGACGGTATCGCCGCGTATGAGCGCCAATGCCGCGCGGTACATCTCGACCGCCCCCGGTAATGCGCGCCGCTGCGCCTCGTCGACGACGATCATCCCTGCGGCTTCGCGCGTCGGGGGTTCCAGGGCGAGCCACCGCTCGACGCCGTGCAGCCGGTCTTCGACACGATCCATCTCGCCGGTCGACATCAACGCGCCGACGAATCCGATCGCGAGCACCGGCCGCTCGCGCACGACGGCGTCAGGAATGAGCTTCTCCCACGAGCGGATCGTCGCGTCCTGGCGGCGGCGACGCATCGAAGGCAGCGCGAGCTCGACGAGCTCCGCGGCGCGGTCGACGTCGCCGGCCGCGAGTGCGTGCCGGATCGCGTCGGACGGCTCGTCGTGCGCCGCGAACCACGCGCTCGCCCGGCGGTGCAGCTCCGCGGGCGCATCCGGCTCTTCGTCGAGGAGCCGCGCGCGCAGGACCTCGGCAAAGAGATGGTGATACCGGTACCACTCGCGTCGCGCGTCCAGCGGGATCACGAAGAGGTTCTCGCGGTCGAGCGCCTCGAGCGTCGCCTTGCTCCCGGTCGTGCCCGTGACGGCGTCGCACAGCGCCCCCTGCAGGCGATCGAGCACCGACGTGTGGAGCAGGAACTGCCGGACCGATTCGGGTTGGCGTTGCAGCACTTCGCCGGCGAGGTAGTCGACGATGAAGCGGTCGTCTCCCGCGAAGTCGGCGATGAAGCTCGCGACGTCGTCGCGGCCTTGCAACGACAACGCCGCGAGCTGGAGCGCCGCGATCCAACCCTCGGTGCGCGCTTCCAAGGTCGCGATGTCGCCGGTGGTGAGCTCGAGGCCCATCGCGCCGTTCAGGTACGCGGCCGCCTCGTCGCCGGTGAAGCGCAGATCGGCAGCGCGAATCTCCAGCAGCTGACCGCGCGCTCGCAGGCGCGGCAGCGGCAGCGGCGGGTCCGACCGGCTCGTGATCGCGAGGCGTACGCGGTCCGGCAGGTGGTCGACGAGGTACGCCACGTCGTCGTGGTCGGGGCGATCGAGCACATGGAAGTCGTCGAGCACCAGGATGACGTCGCGATCGAGGCCGTGCAGCTCGTTCACGAGGGTCGCCAGCACCGCGTCCGACGGCGGGCCTGCCGCGTCGAGCAGCGCGCGTGCGTTCGCGCCGAGGCCGGGTACCGCGGACTCGAGCGCGGCGAGCACGTACGCCCAGAGGGTCCCGGGGTCGTTGTCGCGCTCGTCGAGCGAGAGCCACGCCACCGCGCCGCCCGCTTCCGCGACGGTGTGCAGCCACGCGGTGACGAGTGTCGTCTTGCCGAACCCGGCGGGTGCCGACATCAGGATCAGCTTCGCGTCGACGGCGTCGTTCAATCGCGCGAGCAGACGCGGGCGTGCGACGAGCGTGCGCCGCGCCCGTGGAATGTGCAGCTTGCTCTCGAGCAGCGGATTCGCCGGCGATTCGTTGCGCACGCCGGGTGTGTAGCACGTCGATCGGGCCGCGGTGCGTGCTGTCGAGCCGCGACTCGGGCTACGAGCTGACCGCCGTCGTCACTCGCCCGATCTGCTCGTTGGTCGCATCCGTGAACCACATCGCACCGTCGGGACCGGTGACGATGTTCAACGGGCTTCCGATCCGCGGGTCCGAGAAATCGTTCACGTGCCCGCCCGTCGTCATCCGACCGATCGAGCTCGCGCCGGTGTTCGTGAACCACAGCGCGCCGTCGGCGCCGGTCGTGAGATCCCATGTGAGGCCGGGAGCCGCGTGCTTCGTGACGCGACCCCGAGTGGTGATGCGGGCGATGCCGTCGCTCACCGCGGTGTACCAGAGCGCCCCGTCCGGGCCGGACGTGATCGCGGTCCCGCACGCCGCGCCACCGCAGTAGAAGTTGATCGTCGGATCGAAGTTCGTGACCTTGCCGCGCGTCGTGATCCGTCCGATCGAGCCGCAGACCGTGCGGCAGTGGTCGCCGTAGTTCGTGAACCACAGCGCGCCGTCGGGGCCGGCGGTGATGTCGCGCGGGCTGGCGATCGTCGGGTCGTGATAGATGGTCACCTGCCCGGCCGTGGTGATCCGGCCGATCGAATCGAGGCTGTTGGTGAACCACAGCGCACCGTCCGGGCCGGTCGCGATGCCGCCGCTCGGTGCGACGCCGCGCGCGTGGAAGAAGGTGAAGTGACCGGTCAGGTCGATGCGGCCGATCGATCGCCCGTTCGCGAACCAGAGCGCACCGTCGGGCCCCGCCGTGATCGAGCCCGGTGCAAAGAGCCTTGCCGACGTGTACTCGTGCAGGTCGCCGCTCGTCGTGATGCGTCCGATCGCGTTCAGACTCGTGAACCACAGCGCGCCGTCGGCTCCGGTCGTGATGCCTTGCGGATCGCTGATGCCGGTGAAGAAGGTGAAGCAGCCGACCTGATGTCGACTGCACGCGTCGGCCGCGGCGGGTCCCGCCGACGCGATGCCCGCGAGCATCGTCGACACGCACGCCATCAGCGCGACCACCAAGGTGAGCCTGTGAGTCGAACGGCGTCGCCGCGTGCCGTCGCGATGCATGTGCGCCCTCCCCACATTCGAACGTCGCGAACGATACCGGCGCGCGCCGGGGCGCGGTAGAGGTACGACCCGCCTATTTCGGCTCGGCCGCGCGGCGCCGGTTGTACTGCCGCAGCGACCACACGTAACCCGCGAGCCCGAGACCGACGCTCCACGCGATCGCCGCGATCGCGTGGTCGCCGATCGCAGCGTTGGTGAGGAGACCGCGCACGGTGTCGGCAACGGGCGTGAACGGCTGATACTCCGCGAACTGACGCAGCCCGCCGGGCAGCGTGTGCGTCGCCACGAAGCCGCTGCCGAGGAACGGAAGCCACTTCAGGATCATGGGCGTGTTCGCCGCCGTCTCGACGCTCTTCGCGGCGAGTCCGAGCGCGACCGCCAACCAGATGACGCCGAACGCGCGAAGAACGCGTCGTCGACGTCCGCGGTGTGGGTCGTCAGCTGCTCGACGGCGTCAGAAACGATGGCGGGTCTGGGCGAACGTGCCCTTGCCGAAGGCGAGGACCTTCGTCGGCGCGACCGAGAACACGAGTGCGGCCCGGTCCGCGCCCGCCGCGCCGCCACCCGCTTCGGTCGGGCTGAAGAAGGCTCCGTCGCGCGCCTCGTACTGCCACTGCCCGTCCCACTTCGTTCCGAACGCGTCGGCGAGCCGGCGCAGGGTCGCGTCGTCGGTGTTCCGGACGGCCTCGCCCTCGACGACGACGTCGAGCCCGCGCTCCCAGTCGTTGGTTCCGGTGGTGAGGATCACGTGGGAGTTGGCGCGCAGGTTCAACGCCTTCTGCTCGGTCTCGCCGGTCGCGAAGTGCACGGCGTCGTCGACCCACACCGCGACGAGCGGGGTGACGTGCGGCCGTCCGTCGGCGCGAACCGTGGTGAGCCAGAACAGCTGGGCCGACTCGAGCACCGTCACGGTGTCGGCCCATGAGGTGGGCGACGCGTCCGGGGCGCTGAAACGAGCGTCGAGTGCAGTCGTCGGCGTGCTCATGGGAGCTCCTCGCGAGCGTGCGGTGGTTCGTCGATCGGCTTCGAGCAATTCTGACGATCGACGACCGCGAAAGCCACCGGCGTTCCGACGCGCGCGCTCCGATGGCCTACGGCGCGCGGTCGATGACGTGGAGCTCACCGCCGTTCGCATACGTCGTGTAGTACAGCGCGGCGTGGCCGCTGTACGAAGCGAAGCCCATCGCGATCGGGCCTTGGGGAGCCAAGCCGGTCGCGAACGCGGTCGCGGTCCAGCCCCCCGCTCCGTCCGGGCGCATCAGGAAGATCTTGTTGCAGATGTAGTCGGAGTACAGGTACCCGCGGTTGTAGTGCACACCCCACAGGCCGTTGGGTACGAACGCGGCGCCCGTGATCGACGCGCAATCGGTGGCCTCGTGCGAGTACGAGTACACCGGGTTCGTCATCCCGGGCGGAGGTGCGCCGCAGTCGACGAGCGATCCTTCGACGCAGTCGCCCTCGCGGGTGTTCCAGCCGAAGTTCGCCCCCTTCTTCGCCTGGTCGACCTCTTCCCACGTGCTCTCACCGACGTCGTCGACGAACAACCGAGTGTTCGTCGCGTTCTCGTCGAACGCGAAGCGGAACGGGTTCCGCAGCCCGTACGAGTAGATCTCCTGACACTTCAAACCGGTGGCGACGTAGCCCTCGTTGCAGCGCGCGGAACCCGCGCCCGTGAACGGGTTGCCCTGCGGGATGCTGCCGTCGGGCGCGATGCGCAGGACCTTCCCCTGCAGCGTGTTGAGCTTCTGTGAGATGCCGTTCGTATTGTCGTTCTCATCGCACGCGTGGCGACCGACGGTGTAGTCGCAACCAC includes:
- a CDS encoding DUF4386 domain-containing protein encodes the protein MDRKTRKLALAAGVLYLVTFVASIPTLGLKAPLVNHPEWILGHGSDTGVILACLMDFVCALAGVGTAIALFPVVRRLRPTAAIGFLASRTIEGVILVVGAISLLSIVTLRGSGGDTASMMTASRSLLAAHHWAFLFGPGTMPAINALFLATVMYRFRLAPRFIPLMGIVGAPLLLTSGLVTMFGGWSQSSSTALVFALPIAAWEFSIGVYMTVKGFKTSTDAVDVPFASPALAA
- a CDS encoding LuxR C-terminal-related transcriptional regulator, with product MRNESPANPLLESKLHIPRARRTLVARPRLLARLNDAVDAKLILMSAPAGFGKTTLVTAWLHTVAEAGGAVAWLSLDERDNDPGTLWAYVLAALESAVPGLGANARALLDAAGPPSDAVLATLVNELHGLDRDVILVLDDFHVLDRPDHDDVAYLVDHLPDRVRLAITSRSDPPLPLPRLRARGQLLEIRAADLRFTGDEAAAYLNGAMGLELTTGDIATLEARTEGWIAALQLAALSLQGRDDVASFIADFAGDDRFIVDYLAGEVLQRQPESVRQFLLHTSVLDRLQGALCDAVTGTTGSKATLEALDRENLFVIPLDARREWYRYHHLFAEVLRARLLDEEPDAPAELHRRASAWFAAHDEPSDAIRHALAAGDVDRAAELVELALPSMRRRRQDATIRSWEKLIPDAVVRERPVLAIGFVGALMSTGEMDRVEDRLHGVERWLALEPPTREAAGMIVVDEAQRRALPGAVEMYRAALALIRGDTVATVDHARRTLALAPDDDDMGRAAAHALLGLAAWSEGDLDTAFAEYTDSIAAMHRAGHIADILSASIAMADIRIAQGRLRDAQLLYEQNLQLLADHGAGPLRGAADMYVGLAEILRERDDREGAAEQLQRARELELFGTRQYPYRSRAVEAGLRLAAGDIAACLTLLDEAERVYDTDFSPAVRPIGARRARAYVRQGDLNPARAWIRERNLSTADELRYVTEFEHITLAIIIVNDAPDERALQQVSAMLDRLLAAAEAGARGSSVIEILAVQALTYDARGDTPRALDALRRAVALAEPEGYVRVFDYLGGRLHELRDALASGSRPARPRQDALVDPLSDRELDVLRLLRSDLSGPDIARELTVSLNTMRTHTKSIYTKLAVNNRREAVRRADELGL
- a CDS encoding Virginiamycin B lyase, which translates into the protein MVALMACVSTMLAGIASAGPAAADACSRHQVGCFTFFTGISDPQGITTGADGALWFTSLNAIGRITTSGDLHEYTSARLFAPGSITAGPDGALWFANGRSIGRIDLTGHFTFFHARGVAPSGGIATGPDGALWFTNSLDSIGRITTAGQVTIYHDPTIASPRDITAGPDGALWFTNYGDHCRTVCGSIGRITTRGKVTNFDPTINFYCGGAACGTAITSGPDGALWYTAVSDGIARITTRGRVTKHAAPGLTWDLTTGADGALWFTNTGASSIGRMTTGGHVNDFSDPRIGSPLNIVTGPDGAMWFTDATNEQIGRVTTAVSS
- a CDS encoding ABC transporter permease; amino-acid sequence: MAVALGLAAKSVETAANTPMILKWLPFLGSGFVATHTLPGGLRQFAEYQPFTPVADTVRGLLTNAAIGDHAIAAIAWSVGLGLAGYVWSLRQYNRRRAAEPK
- a CDS encoding pyridoxamine 5'-phosphate oxidase family protein, which encodes MSTPTTALDARFSAPDASPTSWADTVTVLESAQLFWLTTVRADGRPHVTPLVAVWVDDAVHFATGETEQKALNLRANSHVILTTGTNDWERGLDVVVEGEAVRNTDDATLRRLADAFGTKWDGQWQYEARDGAFFSPTEAGGGAAGADRAALVFSVAPTKVLAFGKGTFAQTRHRF
- a CDS encoding PQQ-dependent sugar dehydrogenase produces the protein MTVAIATFVGAAMTPAHSLTRVPSEQLPSGFTDTRVASINLPIAFAQTPDGRMLVVDETGFIDIVKNGVVLAKPALNIKSKVCSKGYERGLLSIALDPSFATNGYLYVYYTFKKYPKCPRYNEQVPVNRVSRFTMSGNTIDPASEVVLVDNMLSYAGEHNAGDVGFGKDGMLYVTTGDGGCDYTVGRHACDENDNTNGISQKLNTLQGKVLRIAPDGSIPQGNPFTGAGSARCNEGYVATGLKCQEIYSYGLRNPFRFAFDENATNTRLFVDDVGESTWEEVDQAKKGANFGWNTREGDCVEGSLVDCGAPPPGMTNPVYSYSHEATDCASITGAAFVPNGLWGVHYNRGYLYSDYICNKIFLMRPDGAGGWTATAFATGLAPQGPIAMGFASYSGHAALYYTTYANGGELHVIDRAP